TGAAACTGCTTTGCAGCATGTTGGCGATAACTCCTGCCCTCTCAATTCGTCTGCCAATCTCGAGGAAACGCCATCCTTGAGTGCGAGTGGTGTTCTCCATGAGATTTCCGATGAAGGCGGATAGAGCTTCTAGGGAGTGTTCCAAGAGCTCTATTGTGGCGTTGTCGTAGACTGAATGGTCCTGGTTCTTGGTCGCCTGGGTGATGTCGCGCATGGCGACCAGTCGCTTCCAGGTATCGGTCGAAAGTCGCTCCTTCGCTTTGCTGGCAGTTCGCTCGACAGAGGCGATTGTGGAAATCAAACTGTCGCTGTTGTTTTCGTTGAACAAGGCTTCCAGAATCGCCTCTTCTGTTTTTGCCGTATTAAGGGTGGTGCCTTTGTGGGATAGGAAACCGGAAATGTTTTGGTTGGAAGGAACGATTTGCTCCAGGAAGGGGATGGCGACCTTTTGGTTTTCGGGGGCGGATTCCTCGGCTAGGATCGTCCACAGGGAATGGAGAACGCGTGTACGCGACTCGGCACGTTCGATATAGCGACCTAGCCAGAAGAGATTGTCCGCTGAGCGGCTTGGCAGCTCGCTTTGGGATTTTTGTAAAGAGGAGACGGATACGTGGGCGACCGGACGTTTTTCCTGAACGCCCTTGTGCTTGGATTTTCCGACAACCCAGACGTCTTTGGAGGTTCCACCTCCGGCTGTCGTGATTGAAAGGTCGGTCACTGACTTCGAGTAGCGCGCCAGTCCACCCGGCATCATTTTCCATCCGTCCTCTGTGGCCACCAGGAACACGCGTAACTTTGAGTGGCGGGACACCAGTTTGTAGCCGTCGGCAACGGGTATCGTGGAAGCGGATACGATTTCTTGCCCGCAGTACGCCTCGGGGCGATGGTTGATGCGGGCGATCAAATCCTGCTTCTCCGCAGTCGTCAGATTGGGACCGAACTGAGAGTTTATGCCGGACGCCCAGAAGGTGGGCTTGATGGCGAGGCGATCGATGTTGTCGATGACGAACTTCTTTTCGCTCTCCTGACCGCACCACCAAGTCGCGACCGACGGAATTTCGAGGGATTCGCCTAGGAAATTGCGGCTAAACCAGGGCAGGAAGGCGAGCAGGGACGAGGTTTGTACGAAGCCGGATCCAAGCGAATTGGATACGGAGAGATTTCCTTGCCTGACTGCGTTGGTTAGACCGGGCACGCCGATAAGCGAGTCGGAGCGGAGCTCTAGCGGGTCGCAAAATTGGGAATTTACTCTACGCAGCAACACGTCGACTCTCTGCACACCGCCGATAGTCTTCATGTAAAGCTGGTTGTTGCGGACGGTTAGGTCCGCTCCCTCTGCAAGCGTGTAACCCAAGTTGCGGGCTAGGAAATTGTGTTCGAAATAGGTCTCGTCCGTAGGACCTGGGGTGAGAAGGGCGACATTTGGGTTGTCGGAACGGAAAGGGCTGAGCGACTCGACTGCGCGCGAGAAGGCGTTTACGAATGGCTGTAGAGAAGCGACCTCCATTGCCTGCATCAGTTTGGGCAGGGTTCTGGTTGCCAGCATGCGATTTGCGAGGGCGTAACCTAGTCCCGAAGCAGGCTCCACGCGGTCCCCGAGAACGATCCAACTGCCATCGGGGCCTCGGGTTAGATCTGCGGAGTAGATTTGTATATGCTTGTGACGATGGCTAACCAGCCCGTGGCAAGGAGGGTGAAAGGATGGATTGCCGTAGAGAATGTACGGATGCATGCCCCCGGAGCGAAGCAGGGTCTGGCGGCCGTAGACATCTTCCAGCACGAGATTCAGGAGGTGGACACGTTGAGAGAGGCGCTCTTCCAAGTCCTCGATCTCTTTTGCGTCCAGCATGAGGGGAAGGAGGTCGAGGCTCCACTGGCGTTGGTGTTCGGCCTGGTTGTCTTGGTAGACGTTGTAAGTGATGCCGTTCTCTTTGATCAGCTCATCGAGCTGCTGATGGCGCTGTTGCCAGGATCCTTCGTCTATCTTGCTTAACTGACTGGCCGCGGCGTCCCAGTGTGGGCGTGGTTTCCCATTTGTATCCAGATACTCGTCGTACTCTCCGGATGGGGCTACATAGGAGTCCATCCAGTTCTTGCTGGTACTATTGTTTCGAGAGGGAGGAGGCATTCTTGTCGGTCAAAATTCGCTATCGGAATCGGGATAGTGTGCTTGCCCAAAGGGTAGTCAAGTTGCCACGGAAGTCTAAATTTTAGAGTAAAGTAAAAGGGTATCTGGTTTGGGAGAAAACCTTAAGAGTCGCTGGGTATCGCGAGGTGGTTTTCGCTTACTCCAAGGTGTTTTCGCTCCCATTTCTCGGCAGCCGTTGGTAGTCTGCCTGATCAGCTGCTGCCTACGAGCTTGATCCAGCTGTCGTAAGCGCTGCTCGCAAAAGTGGAGACGCAATTTGGGGGACTACCGGTCTAGGA
This region of Pelagicoccus albus genomic DNA includes:
- a CDS encoding circularly permuted type 2 ATP-grasp protein, translated to MPPPSRNNSTSKNWMDSYVAPSGEYDEYLDTNGKPRPHWDAAASQLSKIDEGSWQQRHQQLDELIKENGITYNVYQDNQAEHQRQWSLDLLPLMLDAKEIEDLEERLSQRVHLLNLVLEDVYGRQTLLRSGGMHPYILYGNPSFHPPCHGLVSHRHKHIQIYSADLTRGPDGSWIVLGDRVEPASGLGYALANRMLATRTLPKLMQAMEVASLQPFVNAFSRAVESLSPFRSDNPNVALLTPGPTDETYFEHNFLARNLGYTLAEGADLTVRNNQLYMKTIGGVQRVDVLLRRVNSQFCDPLELRSDSLIGVPGLTNAVRQGNLSVSNSLGSGFVQTSSLLAFLPWFSRNFLGESLEIPSVATWWCGQESEKKFVIDNIDRLAIKPTFWASGINSQFGPNLTTAEKQDLIARINHRPEAYCGQEIVSASTIPVADGYKLVSRHSKLRVFLVATEDGWKMMPGGLARYSKSVTDLSITTAGGGTSKDVWVVGKSKHKGVQEKRPVAHVSVSSLQKSQSELPSRSADNLFWLGRYIERAESRTRVLHSLWTILAEESAPENQKVAIPFLEQIVPSNQNISGFLSHKGTTLNTAKTEEAILEALFNENNSDSLISTIASVERTASKAKERLSTDTWKRLVAMRDITQATKNQDHSVYDNATIELLEHSLEALSAFIGNLMENTTRTQGWRFLEIGRRIERAGVIANMLQSSFIGREKDDEILIPKLLAWADSAMTYRRRYLNTYTDINTLDVICLDYDNPRALAFQAQQLKNLLAELPHAINGERNPIDQTALRVFSSVALADISAFTIDSRGEGGKLDTFFQEIITNLGLLGSHIESTYFAHTQPQVRQSAQINLG